A segment of the Fusarium musae strain F31 chromosome 2, whole genome shotgun sequence genome:
TGCGCTCTGGTCTTAGTTGCAGGAACTCGGTACCCCGTAGCATCTCAGTATTCTCCTTGGACCGAGATTTCGCACCGGCGCCGAGAGCATCTATATCCAACGGTGTAACAGGGGGTCTTTGTATCAGTGCCCTTACTTCTGTGTCCACGTCTCGACCAGCAGCTCTGTACCCACTAAGGCCAGCCTCTCGTCGATTCTTAACATCCTCTATCTTCTCCCGCACCCATCTGCGCCGATTTCGCATTGCGATCAGTTTCTCTTCTAGAGCTCGTATGTCGTGATCCAAAGCCTGCTGTTCCGCCCCAAGCTCACGGAGCTCCTGGCCCAAaggttcttcttcgtcgtcttccaAGGCATGAAGCTCAGCATATATATCGTCCCTCCTCTTGCTCATTTTGTCAAGGTATGCCAGAGCATCCTTTCGTTGTTCTAGCGCCGTGTTAAGATGCGAGTTCTCTTCCGCTTTCAAGTCTGATAGAGCAGCCATGGCCCGCTGGAGACCAGCTCGAGCTGATTTGAGGCCGCGTGGCTTGCTTGGAGCGGGTTGTCGCACAGGTATAACACTTCCATCTGGCGCAGAGCGCACTGGCATATGTAATGAATTCATCATTCGTGATTTCGACGTAGCCGTCGAATAAAATGTACTCTCCCCAGTACCAGTATCGCTCCCAAAGTTGCTTTCGGAATCCCCATCTCCGCTACCAGCAACCAATCCTGAAGCTTGAAGGTCCAAAAGTTGTTGAATTTCTCGTTCTAAAGCCTTTTCTCGTCGTTGTAAGCTTCTCCATATTGAGTCGAGTCGTGGGCGATTGTCTAAGTGCTTCTGGCTGGGGCTATCACTCAGCCCAAAGCGACTTGGCGAAAGCAACCCAAAACCTCGCCCGCTATCGTTGTGATTCGGGGAGACTGGCTGTCGTGTTGGATCTTGGTTCATCAAGACCGAGGATGCGATCGGAGGTGGTGGCCGTGCGAAGATAACCTTGGACTTTCTTCGAGAAGGTGAATTCTCATAACGATGCTTGCTGTCCCACGAAGCAGGTGATGAAGATCGCCGGGTCGATGTGGTAGAGGTCGGTTGAGCCGTTTTTCTAAGTCTCGGGCGTGGAAGTTCCTGGTCGAAGAGAGAGTCTTCACTCCGAGGTTCGAGCTCGTCTAAGTCATATTCGCTGACTTCTCGAATAGGAGGGCTACGGAGTGGGTTGTTGAGGAGTCGCTGAGTTGGACTGGAAATACGACCGAGGATAGAAGGAGAAGACATGGTCGTCTATAAGTAGAGATACGCGGGAATCGGGTTCGggaatgatgagaatggtcGCAGTATTGAAGTTGTCGCAAACATTCGCTCGATTTCGGATAGACACGGCTTGAAGCTTTTATAGCTGTGGAGTCTGTAGTCGCAGTGCTTCACATTAGTTGAAGTATATCAGTGATATCGGTGGTAAGTGTCGTATAAGCTGTGATTTGTCGTTGCAGGTATTGGTAGTGATCATAAGAGACTTTTATTGATGAAACTTATTGATGGGATGGAAGCTTTGGACACGATCTGGGGTTGGCATGTGCCCACCTGCTCTGGGGGTGCACCTGGCCATGAGCTACCGCGATCCACAGGGCAGGGCGGGGAGTGGATCTGTACCACCGCGTCACGGGCTTATCTCCATGTGATGAAGGTCAATCATATGTTGAATATTTGATGATAGCTTCAACTTGAAGCTCGATTCATACTATGGAAAGGGGCCAGGGAATCAGTATCTCTCTTTTCATTGAGTTGGGTAATCCTCTGTAGCATATAGCTCGGTTCCATGTAATCTTCTTGATACCAGTAATGTGTACTACGCAAACCAGATGTCTCAAGATCACCAAGGTCAAACTCTAGGCTCAAAAAGGAGCACCACGTATAAGATATGACTTAGGTAGCTTACTTGAGAAAGGCTTCATAAATAATACCCAACTTACTCTGGCTCGGTTATTCACGAAATATAGCAGACATTTGTGACCAGGGTTCTGAGATCTACAAATGCAAGTTTCGTCAAGAGGTTTGAAGCTTCCAAATTTCACGCGCCCTCCAGTGAGTTATTCATATTCATGCAAACCCGTGGCTGCGCTTCAAGCTCAGATATAGCGATACCTTCGAATAAGCCTTACATCATTTGAATCCTTCaagaataatattttttGCTTGCCTAATCCTCTGCTCATACGAAAGACTGCTACCATCAGCCGGCAACTTTTCACCAACCCCTCTGCCCTTCTCCAAGTCAAACCGAACCAGACCGGGCCAGGCCAGACCGAAACCTTGCTTGCGCGAACGAGGAACCTTCCGTGTCGCATTCTTTCTTGCATCTCGTCAAAATTTccgcttcttctgcctcGCTCACACAGGTCAATACCCTGAAGCCTCACTCTCGGACTTCTGCCCCAACCGAAGGAGCCTTCAAGCACCGCGACTTCTGCTGATCCTTTGGCTTACTTTACCAACTGCCGACGCCCGCGAGCCAGTTGAGCTGTAAGGGACACTTCTTTGCTCCACCTCGATTTTATTAACGACTACCTTCGTCTTGCACCGTCGCATACATTTCGCTCCTCAGACTCACCCTCGCTCAACGTTGCTGCTGTTCGCGCGCCAGGCCCCCTGAGgcgagtcgagtcgagtcgagtcaaTCAGCCGCAGGCCAGGTCCGTCAAACAGAGGCCCCGAGCTACTAAGCCGAGTAACAGTCAAAGTATCCGGCGATGAGCCAATCACAGCAGTTCCCTCCTTCACTGCGCCAGGCGCAGGTGGACTCCATgtcttctgcatctgcatctgctccTCGcgctggctctggctctggctctggatcCGGCCCTCAACCCCAGCCCCAGCACGACGAATTGCACATGTCGGGCTTGAGCCAAACTGGTGGTTCAATTTCCATGTCGCCTCAAGACTACGAAAACCCTCCTCAGATCAAGTTCGAGTCTTCGCCCTCAAACCTGCACTACAGGAACCCCTCCAACTCTTCGGTGCCCAACGTCCTCCAACCCGCTGGTGGCCTGTCCGCTCGCGGAGCCCCAGCCTCGCCCAACTTGCCCTCGCCGATGCAACAATCCTCTCCCGCTGCCTCATCCGTTCCTCACCAGCCGCCGACGCAAGGCCAACACCAGCAGCATCCTCATCACTCACAACAGCCGCTGCAGATCCCTTCTCAGCACGGCCAGCCTTCCCACGACTATTCAAACTCGCccgctgccgccgccgcgAGCAAACCACCACTAGGCATGTCTCATAGCTATTCCCGCTCCAGCCCAGCCGCTGGCTACGATGGCTCTTCCAGTTACCACGCATACAC
Coding sequences within it:
- the ATG28 gene encoding Autophagy protein 28 (EggNog:ENOG41), whose amino-acid sequence is MSSPSILGRISSPTQRLLNNPLRSPPIREVSEYDLDELEPRSEDSLFDQELPRPRLRKTAQPTSTTSTRRSSSPASWDSKHRYENSPSRRKSKVIFARPPPPIASSVLMNQDPTRQPVSPNHNDSGRGFGLLSPSRFGLSDSPSQKHLDNRPRLDSIWRSLQRREKALEREIQQLLDLQASGLVAGSGDGDSESNFGSDTGTGESTFYSTATSKSRMMNSLHMPVRSAPDGSVIPVRQPAPSKPRGLKSARAGLQRAMAALSDLKAEENSHLNTALEQRKDALAYLDKMSKRRDDIYAELHALEDDEEEPLGQELRELGAEQQALDHDIRALEEKLIAMRNRRRWVREKIEDVKNRREAGLSGYRAAGRDVDTEVRALIQRPPVTPLDIDALGAGAKSRSKENTEMLRGTEFLQLRPERRTVEMARTWWQGEIAMLERRKTQISEDRKALIEGSEVWSEVTGLVAQFEARLRELIKASQAGDADQEPQQAAIRDQLPQMDTVVEELEKRLQLAESKHWNLLICAIGAELEAFLEAKALLRTLGIITDEPATTEDHPEHNGTQDNKEGETEELPEESHDESDNEVPADLLVSHFEDHDRDPPDSPQQQSVVLRRVSSENEVPAEFLAEHKEQTKID